The Ischnura elegans chromosome 1, ioIscEleg1.1, whole genome shotgun sequence genome contains a region encoding:
- the LOC124170170 gene encoding synaptic vesicle glycoprotein 2B-like encodes MTANTLLGRGNHEPVNIADYETAINNAGQGRFQLQILFLAGLIDIATIFEAFSITYLLPSAECDLRMSSYGKTILNAAPFIGTLLGACFWGKMADSWGRRSAILIANSVDVIAAILSSLMQTFWPFVFFRFITGLTIMAAHPLCFPYLTEFHSPIYRSRAVLWLEIFAALGGILVPLVAWAIIPRPWLLGSAEIGFRYNSWRMFMAAAAIPALICAIATYFSPESPAYLMSKGKHDEALAVFRSIYSRNTGNSPDSYPVNRLEMNFTLEEKDEKEEKASTRSSVILMIKQISHLFRPPLLKNTIIGLTSLFSLQLGFFGFGMWFPELFNRFEEFQEKYPNLTASVCEVSNMMDEKPQWMVDWESGTNATIDCSEDTIQPQVFVKTLSIGITCMIVTFITGTFVERIGRKRVIIMAMLLTALCGAGSFFTKSAAQNLALSCFLQAFNAASYATLMSVIVDFYPASLRGLASTLILSISNIGSIVGNLLFGLLLDVDCAYPVFISAGVMGGCALLCFFLPNNKIAAMS; translated from the exons ATGACGGCGAATACACTTCTTGGGCGTGGGAACCATGAACCag TGAACATTGCCGATTATGAAACAGCCATCAACAATGCAG GTCAAGGGAGATTCCAACTTCAAATCCTGTTCCTGGCTGGCCTGATTGATATAGCTACCATTTTTGAAGCATTCAGCATCACCTACTTGCTTCCATCCGCAGAATGTGACCTCCGGATGAGTTCGTATGGCAAAACTATTCTCAATGCAGCGCCTTTCATCG GTACTCTTCTTGGAGCGTGTTTCTGGGGAAAAATGGCTGATTCGTGGGGCCGTAGATCGGCCATTCTTATTGCTAACTCAGTCGATGTAATAGCGGCCATTCTTTCAAGTCTGATGCAAACTTTCTGGCCATTTGTTTTCTTCCGATTTATCACTGGATTGAC AATCATGGCAGCGCATCCACTCTGTTTCCCGTACCTGACGGAATTCCACTCGCCGATCTATCGAAGTAGAGCAGTCCTTTGGCTGGAGATATTTGCAGCCCTCGGGGGCATATTAGTCCCTT TGGTGGCTTGGGCGATCATCCCTCGTCCTTGGCTCCTCGGATCCGCCGAGATCGGCTTTCGCTACAACTCCTGGAGAATGTTCATGGCGGCCGCGGCAATACCTGCCTTGATATGTGCGATTGCCACCTATTTTTCCCCGGAATCTCCTGCTTACCTCATGTCCAAAGGAAAACACGATGAAGCCTTGGCGGTTTTCAGGAGTATATACAGCAGGAACACTGGAAATTCTCCTGATTCATATCCG GTCAATCGGTTGGAAATGAACTTCACGCTAGAGGAGAAAGATGAAAAGGAGGAAAAAGCCTCTACGAGATCGAGTGTCATATTGATGATAAAGCAAATAAGCCATTTATTCCGGCCTCCTCTTCTGAAGAATACAATCATTGGCCTGACTAGTTTATTTTCACTTCAACTCGG GTTTTTTGGGTTCGGTATGTGGTTTCCTGAGCTGTTCAACCGTTTCGAGGAGTTTCAGGAGAAGTATCCGAATTTGACGGCTTCCGTGTGCGAGGTTTCCAACATGATGGACGAGAAACCACAGTGGATGGTCGACTGGGAGAGTGGCACCAACGCCACCATTGACTGCTCGGAGGATACGATTCAACCGCAAGTGTTCGTCAAGACCCTTTCCATTGGAATCACGTGCATGATCGTTACCTTCATCACGGGCACATTCGTGGAGAGAATTGGGCGCAAAAGAGTTATCA TTATGGCGATGCTACTCACTGCTCTCTGTGGCGCAGGGAGCTTTTTCACAAAATCAGCGGCTCAAAATTTAGCACTATCCTGCTTCCTGCAGGCTTTCAATGCAGCCTCCTATGCCACTCTCATGTCCGTCATCGTTGATTTTTATCCCGCTTCGTTAAG AGGTCTCGCCTCAACACTGATACTCAGCATCAGCAACATTGGTTCTATAGTGGGGAACCTACTTTTTGGCTTGCTGCTCGACGTCGACTGTGCATACCCGGTCTTCATTTCTGCTGGAGTCATGGGAG GATGCGCTCTTCTTTGCTTCTTCCTGCCCAACAACAAGATCGCAGCGATGTCTTGA